From Scomber scombrus chromosome 9, fScoSco1.1, whole genome shotgun sequence, one genomic window encodes:
- the arl3l1 gene encoding ADP ribosylation factor like GTPase 3, like 1 — MGEAQKGLLSVIEKLKGSTEQEVRIVLLGLDNAGKTTLLKSLASEDVNTITPTQGFNIKSVASHGMKLNVWDIGGQRKIRPFWKKYLENTDLLIYVIDSADKKRFEETGLELSELIDEENLKGVPVLIFANKQDLATASPASEIAEGLNLHTYRDREWQIQACSAVSGEGVQDGMNWICNNIVNKKKKK; from the exons ATGGGAGAAGCTCAAAAG GGCTTACTCTCTGTCATCGAGAAACTGAAGGGATCCACAGAGCAAGAGGTCAGGATAGTGCTTCTGGGGTTGGACAATGCTGGCAAGACCACCCTGTTGAAGAGCCTCGCCTCTGAGGATGTGAACACCATCACGCCTACACAG GGCTTCAACATAAAGAGTGTTGCCTCTCATGGCATGAAACTCAATGTCTGGGACATTGGAGGCCAGAGGAAGATCAGACCCTTCTGGAAAAAGTACCTGGAGAACACAGACCTGTTG attTATGTTATTGACAGTGCAGACAAGAAGCGGTTTGAGGAGACGGGACTG gagCTGTCCGAGCTGATCGACGAGGAGAATCTAAAGGGCGTTCCAGTGCTCATCTTTGCCAATAAGCAGGATCTAGCCACAGCATCACCAGCCAGTGAGATTGCCGAGGGACTCAACTTGCATACATACCGGGACCGTGAGTGGCAGATTCAGGCCTGCTCAGCTGTGTCCGGGGAGGGAGTTCAG GATGGCATGAACTGGATTTGCAACAACATTgtgaataagaagaagaagaagtga